Proteins encoded within one genomic window of Cryptosporangium aurantiacum:
- a CDS encoding S66 family peptidase, which translates to MLPRRLKAGDQIRVVAPSMSLSLLPDTIRTAAVERLRAEFGVEVTFGAHVEESGPLGTGPIAGRVADLHDAFTDPAVAGILAVIGGHHSNQLLPHLNFDLIRANPKVFCGFSDITALQGAVLAKAGLVTYSGPHFSTFAMREHNEATIEAFRRCVFEDAPVSWVPATTWTDDEWYRLQDAAEGRPAPSRNEGWWVLQPGTANGPLVGGNLCTLNLLQGTPYWPDLDGAVLVVEDDFESTVHAFARDLTSLLQTGIAVRALVVGRFQRQSGVTQELLRHIVTSAPQLAGVPVLGNVDVGHTNPLYTFPVGGSCYLAAEPGAVEIVLTRH; encoded by the coding sequence ATGCTGCCCCGCCGGCTGAAGGCCGGTGACCAGATCCGGGTCGTCGCGCCGTCGATGTCGCTGAGCCTGCTGCCGGACACCATCCGGACGGCCGCGGTCGAACGGCTGAGGGCGGAATTCGGGGTCGAGGTCACGTTCGGCGCGCACGTGGAGGAGTCCGGGCCGCTGGGCACCGGTCCGATCGCCGGGCGGGTCGCCGACCTGCACGACGCGTTCACCGACCCGGCGGTGGCCGGCATCCTCGCGGTGATCGGCGGGCACCACTCCAACCAGCTGCTGCCGCACCTCAACTTCGACCTGATCCGCGCGAACCCCAAGGTGTTCTGCGGGTTCTCCGACATCACCGCGCTGCAGGGTGCGGTGCTCGCCAAGGCTGGCCTGGTCACGTACTCCGGGCCGCACTTCTCGACGTTCGCGATGCGCGAGCACAATGAGGCGACGATCGAGGCGTTCCGCCGGTGCGTCTTCGAGGACGCCCCGGTCAGCTGGGTTCCGGCGACGACGTGGACTGACGACGAGTGGTACCGGCTGCAGGACGCCGCGGAGGGGCGACCGGCGCCGTCCCGCAACGAGGGCTGGTGGGTGCTGCAGCCGGGCACCGCCAACGGCCCGCTGGTCGGCGGCAACCTCTGCACGCTCAACCTGCTGCAGGGCACGCCGTACTGGCCGGATCTGGACGGTGCGGTCCTGGTCGTCGAGGACGACTTCGAGTCGACCGTGCACGCCTTCGCCCGTGACCTGACCTCGCTGCTGCAGACCGGCATCGCGGTCCGCGCGCTGGTCGTCGGCCGGTTCCAGCGGCAGAGCGGCGTCACCCAGGAGTTGCTGCGGCACATCGTCACGAGCGCACCGCAGCTGGCCGGCGTGCCGGTGCTGGGCAACGTCGACGTGGGCCACACGAACCCGCTCTACACGTTCCCGGTCGGTGGTTCGTGTTACCTGGCCGCCGAGCCGGGCGCGGTGGAGATCGTGCTGACTCGTCACTGA
- a CDS encoding pyridoxamine 5'-phosphate oxidase, with protein sequence MAKWEQFSAEAPELAEAVKARFTATKHHVMATLRADGSPRVSGTEVDFFGPDLIMGSMWQARKALDLRRDGRVAIHANPGDGTMAGGDGKISGVAVEVVDKEELAAFVDDRHPPEPFHLFRIDLREAVLTSVDHERNLMIVELWRPGRPVQRTERT encoded by the coding sequence ATGGCTAAGTGGGAACAGTTCTCCGCGGAGGCACCGGAACTCGCGGAAGCGGTCAAGGCACGGTTCACGGCGACGAAGCACCACGTGATGGCGACCCTGCGGGCCGACGGGTCCCCGCGGGTCAGCGGCACCGAGGTCGACTTCTTCGGGCCGGACCTGATCATGGGGTCGATGTGGCAGGCCCGGAAGGCGCTCGATCTCCGGCGCGACGGCCGGGTGGCGATTCACGCGAACCCCGGCGACGGCACGATGGCCGGGGGTGACGGCAAGATCAGCGGCGTCGCCGTCGAGGTCGTCGACAAGGAGGAGCTCGCGGCGTTCGTCGACGACCGGCACCCGCCGGAGCCGTTCCACCTGTTCCGGATCGACCTCCGGGAAGCCGTGCTCACCTCGGTCGACCACGAGCGGAACCTGATGATCGTCGAGCTATGGCGGCCGGGCCGACCGGTGCAGCGCACCGAGCGGACGTGA
- a CDS encoding MBL fold metallo-hydrolase has translation MFTALAVTGVAASLAWAARDIPSALGGRPAGARLDRMRQSPRYHDGAFRNETPTVTVPASASGGRSMLSELLFGRQRRRPSKPVPVVTPTLAELAGPAAPGVRTTWLGHATVLLEIEGRRVLFDPVWSERCSPSSLAGPRRLHPVPLELGALPKVDAVVISHDHYDHLDETSIRTLARLQEASFLVPLGVGAHLERWGVPAARIVELDWDETATIAGLGFTATAARHFSGRLRSDNSTLWASWVIAGAERKVFYTGDSGYFEGYTTIGAAHGPFDLTLIQIGAYAPYWPDIHMTPEEGVAAHVAVNGGLLVPVHWGTFNLALHDWAEPVERLLDEAAECGVRVAVPRPGEAVDVDAPRQPDGWWRSVA, from the coding sequence CTGTTCACCGCGCTCGCGGTGACCGGCGTCGCCGCGTCGCTCGCCTGGGCGGCCCGGGACATTCCCTCCGCGTTGGGCGGCCGCCCGGCCGGTGCCCGGCTGGACCGGATGCGTCAGTCGCCGCGGTACCACGACGGCGCGTTCCGCAACGAGACTCCGACCGTGACCGTCCCGGCGTCGGCTTCCGGGGGCCGCAGCATGCTCAGCGAGCTGCTGTTCGGCCGTCAGCGCCGGCGGCCGAGCAAGCCGGTGCCGGTCGTCACCCCGACCCTCGCCGAGTTAGCGGGCCCGGCCGCGCCCGGCGTGCGCACCACGTGGCTCGGTCACGCGACCGTCTTGCTGGAGATCGAGGGTCGCCGGGTGCTGTTCGACCCGGTGTGGAGCGAGCGCTGCTCGCCGTCGTCGCTGGCCGGCCCGCGGCGGCTGCACCCGGTGCCGCTCGAGCTCGGGGCGCTGCCGAAGGTCGACGCGGTCGTCATCTCCCACGACCACTACGACCACCTCGACGAGACCAGCATCCGGACGCTCGCCCGGCTGCAGGAGGCCTCGTTCCTGGTGCCGCTCGGTGTCGGCGCCCACCTGGAGCGCTGGGGCGTACCGGCCGCTCGGATCGTCGAGCTGGACTGGGACGAGACCGCGACGATCGCCGGCCTGGGCTTCACTGCGACCGCCGCGCGCCACTTCTCCGGGCGACTCCGCTCCGACAACTCGACGCTCTGGGCGTCCTGGGTCATCGCCGGTGCCGAGCGCAAGGTCTTCTACACCGGGGACTCCGGCTACTTCGAGGGCTACACCACGATCGGCGCGGCGCACGGGCCGTTCGATCTGACGCTGATCCAGATCGGCGCCTACGCACCGTATTGGCCCGATATCCACATGACGCCCGAGGAGGGTGTCGCCGCGCACGTCGCGGTAAACGGGGGTCTGCTCGTCCCGGTGCACTGGGGGACGTTCAACCTCGCGCTGCACGACTGGGCCGAACCGGTGGAGCGGCTCCTCGACGAAGCCGCCGAGTGCGGTGTCCGGGTCGCGGTTCCGCGTCCGGGTGAAGCCGTCGACGTGGACGCTCCGCGGCAACCGGACGGCTGGTGGCGTTCGGTCGCCTGA